The genomic window ACCGAATGTTTGCTCACCATCCCACTCTAACATGCCGCCTTCATAATTACGGACATTTAGAAACCCTTGTTCTTTCATATATTTAGCTGTATGTTGACTTCTTCTCCCACTACGACATACTAGGATATAACTTTTTGCCTCATCCATCTTTGGAAGCATTGTGGGCATCTCGTTCATCGGAATTAACGGAACACCTGGAATATGCCCGTCTTCGTATTCCGTCACTTCTCTTACATCAATGACGATCGGTTCCTGATTTGGTTGTTTGTTTGTTAATTCATCTTTTAATTCTGCTGTTGATAATTGGATAACACCATCTTCTACTTTACTCATCGTAGCCTCCTATTTTTTTCTTATTCAATTGACATCTCAATATGCGGGAATGACTCACGCACTTGCGTTAACGTCACTTCTTCTGCTTGTAACTGCTCGAAGGCAGATAACACAACACCATCAATATAGTCGGATACGTTAATCGTGCCGTCTGAGCGCACATAGGCTTCATCATTTTCAGCTATTTCATAAAGAGGCTGAAAAGATTGGATACGAAAACCGATTGTTCTTCCTTGTATGTCTCGCGTGTAGTCTCTAGTATCAATGGCATGTACGCGAAAAACCGAGGAAAGATGGATATAGCGCACTTGTTCACTTTCCACATGTTTTTCTTGATCACTAGCAATTAATACATCCCCACCGTACGCAGCAGGTGTAAACACAGACATAATAAAATAAAGCGTTAAGGCCATTAGAAAGACTAGAAAAGAGCTTGTCCGTTCTCTTGCTTTTGTATACACACCTTTTTTCTGAATACTACGATGAACAATGACAAGCGTTACCGCAAGTAGAACAATGCTAATCCCAATAATGACAAATTGAAACCATCCTTCTGATAAAATAACCATTTAAAACGACTCTCTTTCTCGTACAATGATGTTGTTAAGTCATTTTTTATCGTACCATAAGAGCGGTCATTAACAAACGAAAAAGGATAGAAACTGTTAAATCTATTCATCTTGTCGTTACATAGGCATATTACCGCTATGCCTTTTA from Shouchella hunanensis includes these protein-coding regions:
- a CDS encoding rhodanese-like domain-containing protein, producing the protein MSKVEDGVIQLSTAELKDELTNKQPNQEPIVIDVREVTEYEDGHIPGVPLIPMNEMPTMLPKMDEAKSYILVCRSGRRSQHTAKYMKEQGFLNVRNYEGGMLEWDGEQTFGQEWIVKESAELYEK